A section of the Mesorhizobium loti genome encodes:
- a CDS encoding branched-chain amino acid ABC transporter permease: MLYFFQQVLNGLHSGALYALLAFGYVLTNGILHRTNLAYGALFAFCGQAMILSVAFGYQVLWLTLLASVLFGVVAAFLYAALISHVLSRSIFEPLADRSPNAIVVTTLGILLVLSEASRIAADTHDLWLPPMLAQPIVFAETSGFKATLTLIQVLDCAVVLAAVALATSAFAHSNFGRCWRAVSDDPRAAALCGVDVRGVFRRAVLLGGFCAALAGVMASLYYGNVSFGSGLVYGLKILFVTAVGGYLSPPRAAVGAAAFGMAESLWAGYFPVEWRDAWMYLFLVAMLILIGAGRDTGKVV, encoded by the coding sequence ATGCTCTATTTTTTCCAGCAGGTGCTGAACGGGCTGCATTCGGGCGCGCTCTATGCGCTGCTCGCCTTCGGCTACGTGCTGACCAACGGTATCCTGCACCGCACCAACCTCGCCTATGGCGCGCTGTTTGCGTTCTGTGGCCAGGCGATGATCCTGAGCGTCGCCTTCGGCTATCAGGTTCTGTGGCTGACACTGCTGGCGTCGGTGCTGTTCGGGGTCGTCGCGGCGTTCCTCTATGCCGCGCTGATCAGCCATGTCCTGTCGCGCAGCATCTTCGAACCGCTGGCGGACCGCTCGCCCAATGCCATCGTGGTGACCACGCTCGGCATCCTGCTCGTGCTTTCGGAGGCCAGCCGTATCGCCGCCGACACGCATGATCTGTGGCTGCCGCCAATGTTGGCGCAGCCCATCGTCTTCGCCGAAACCTCAGGTTTCAAGGCGACGCTGACGCTGATCCAGGTGCTCGACTGCGCGGTGGTGCTGGCGGCGGTCGCACTCGCCACCTCAGCATTTGCCCACTCCAACTTCGGCCGGTGCTGGCGCGCTGTCTCGGACGATCCACGAGCAGCCGCCCTGTGCGGCGTCGACGTGCGCGGCGTGTTCCGGCGTGCCGTGCTGCTCGGCGGCTTCTGCGCCGCGCTGGCCGGCGTCATGGCCAGCCTCTACTACGGCAATGTCAGCTTCGGCTCAGGTCTGGTCTACGGCCTGAAGATCCTGTTCGTGACAGCGGTCGGCGGCTATCTTTCGCCACCTCGGGCGGCAGTGGGCGCGGCCGCCTTCGGCATGGCCGAATCACTATGGGCCGGCTATTTTCCGGTCGAATGGCGCGATGCGTGGATGTACCTGTTCCTGGTGGCCATGCTGATACTGATCGGCGCCGGCCGCGATACCGGCAAGGTCGTCTGA
- a CDS encoding indolepyruvate ferredoxin oxidoreductase family protein, whose amino-acid sequence MTLHDVALDDKFDLGKERIFLSGAQAVIRMLLMQRERDRRAGLNTAGFVSGYRGSPLGGLDMQLWKAKKQLAGADIVFQPGLNEELAATACWGSQQTELLGEGTHDGVFSVWYGKGPGVDRSGDVFRHANLAGSSRHGGVLALMGDDHMAESSTNAHATEFLFVDTMVPILNPAGVQEIIDYGLYGFAMSRFAGTWAAIKCVKDNIESTASVDASLERLNIVLPEFDMPPGGLNIRHEIDMLGQEERLHEYKRAAASAFIHANGLNHIVYSGGRNPKLGIITLGKSYLDVRQALEDIGIDEAAANRIGVRLFKVGCPWPLDLQHIADFARGLDAIVVVEEKRSLIEVQLRENLYGTAIQPVIVGKKDERGDWLFPAKGALDPNEIAIALGERIVKTIGPSEEISARVAKLRQFQAMLADATDIGSRTPFFCSGCPHNSSTKVPDGSIAAAGIGCHFMALWMDRNTLGFTAMGGEGAQWVGQAPFSKRDHIFQNLGDGTYNHSGTLAIRFALSSGANITYKILYNDAVAMTGGQPHEGGLTVDMIARQVRAEGVDRIAIVTDEPDKYAGKAEFPAGATIHHRDDLDLVQRELRDVKGVSILLYDQTCAAEKRRRRKRGTFPDPDKRVFINELVCEGCGDCGVQSNCVSIQPVETEFGRKRKIDQSSCNKDFSCVNGFCPSFVTVHGAKIRKAEGLAGKTDPLDGVPAPAEFPLGAEGWAAIIDGVGGTGVVTVGAVLGMAAHLESKGCGMIDMAGLAQKGGSVFTHVRIARTPDDIHAIRVSAGKADLVLGCDLVVSGAKKVLTAVREGHTIFLANTAEIMPGEFARSADFSLPIERLKKAIRTAAGEDKAHFFDATRTATSLFGNSLGANMFMLGFAFQHGGLPLSAEAVEKAIELNGEAVAMNIAAFRWGRRAAHQPDFVRGLVSQQGKAGQTAPVAQTLDEIIARRVAFLTSYQNAAYGKRYADRLAQLRAAEAKAVPGSTAVTEAAARNLFKLMAIKDEYEVARLYTDGSFAAELGKQFQSYEKLEFHLAPPLMGRRGNDGKPRKSSFGPWMMKGFQLLAALKGLRGTAFDLFGYTAERRAERQLLAQYEGDLQLVAKSLAPDKADAAVALVSVPALIRGYGHVRQATAEKALGERQRLLDRLAKASARPELQAAE is encoded by the coding sequence ATGACGCTGCATGATGTCGCGCTCGACGACAAGTTCGACCTTGGAAAGGAGCGCATCTTCCTGTCCGGCGCACAGGCGGTCATCCGCATGCTCCTGATGCAGCGCGAGCGCGACCGCCGCGCCGGCCTGAACACGGCTGGTTTCGTCTCCGGTTATCGCGGCTCGCCGCTCGGCGGGCTCGACATGCAGCTGTGGAAGGCGAAGAAGCAGCTCGCCGGGGCCGACATCGTCTTCCAGCCCGGCCTCAACGAGGAACTTGCCGCCACCGCCTGCTGGGGATCGCAGCAGACGGAGCTGCTGGGCGAGGGCACTCATGATGGGGTCTTTTCGGTCTGGTACGGCAAGGGGCCGGGCGTCGATCGTTCGGGCGACGTGTTCCGTCACGCCAATCTCGCCGGCTCGTCCAGGCACGGCGGCGTGCTCGCGCTCATGGGCGACGACCACATGGCCGAATCCTCGACCAATGCGCACGCCACCGAATTCCTCTTCGTCGACACCATGGTGCCGATCCTCAATCCGGCCGGCGTCCAGGAGATCATCGACTACGGGCTGTATGGCTTTGCCATGTCGCGTTTCGCCGGCACCTGGGCGGCGATCAAATGCGTCAAGGACAACATCGAATCGACGGCCTCGGTCGACGCCTCGCTCGAACGGCTCAACATCGTCCTGCCGGAGTTCGACATGCCGCCGGGCGGCCTCAACATCCGCCACGAGATCGACATGCTCGGCCAGGAAGAGCGGCTGCACGAGTACAAGCGTGCCGCGGCCTCCGCTTTCATCCATGCCAACGGGCTGAACCACATCGTCTATTCGGGTGGCCGCAACCCGAAGCTCGGCATCATCACGCTGGGCAAGAGCTATCTCGATGTCCGCCAGGCGCTGGAGGATATCGGCATCGACGAGGCGGCCGCCAACCGCATCGGCGTGCGGCTGTTCAAGGTCGGCTGCCCCTGGCCGCTCGACCTGCAGCACATCGCGGACTTTGCCCGTGGCCTCGACGCCATCGTCGTCGTCGAGGAGAAGCGCTCGCTGATAGAGGTGCAACTGCGCGAGAACCTCTACGGTACCGCCATCCAGCCGGTCATCGTCGGCAAGAAGGACGAGCGCGGCGACTGGCTGTTTCCCGCCAAGGGCGCGCTCGACCCCAACGAGATTGCCATTGCCCTGGGCGAGCGCATCGTGAAAACCATCGGCCCTTCGGAAGAGATTTCGGCGCGGGTGGCGAAGCTGCGCCAGTTCCAGGCGATGCTGGCGGACGCCACCGACATCGGTTCGCGCACGCCCTTCTTCTGTTCGGGCTGTCCGCACAACTCCTCGACCAAGGTGCCGGACGGCTCGATCGCCGCCGCCGGCATAGGCTGCCATTTCATGGCGCTGTGGATGGACCGCAATACGCTGGGCTTCACGGCCATGGGCGGCGAAGGCGCGCAATGGGTCGGCCAGGCGCCTTTCTCCAAGCGCGATCATATCTTCCAGAACCTCGGCGACGGCACCTACAACCATTCCGGCACGCTGGCGATCCGCTTCGCGCTGTCGAGCGGAGCCAACATCACCTACAAGATCCTCTACAACGATGCCGTGGCCATGACCGGCGGCCAGCCGCACGAGGGCGGCCTGACGGTGGACATGATCGCCAGGCAGGTGCGGGCAGAGGGCGTCGACCGGATCGCCATCGTCACCGACGAACCCGACAAATATGCCGGCAAGGCCGAATTCCCCGCCGGCGCCACCATCCACCACCGCGACGACCTCGACCTCGTCCAGCGCGAGTTGCGCGACGTCAAGGGCGTGTCGATCCTGCTCTACGACCAGACCTGTGCGGCCGAGAAGCGCCGGCGCCGCAAGCGCGGCACCTTTCCCGATCCCGACAAGCGCGTCTTCATCAACGAACTGGTCTGCGAAGGCTGCGGCGATTGCGGCGTGCAGTCGAACTGCGTCTCGATCCAGCCGGTCGAGACCGAATTCGGCCGTAAGCGCAAGATCGACCAGTCGAGTTGCAACAAGGACTTCTCCTGCGTCAACGGTTTCTGCCCGTCTTTCGTCACCGTGCATGGCGCCAAGATCAGGAAAGCCGAGGGCCTGGCCGGCAAGACCGATCCGCTCGACGGCGTGCCGGCACCGGCCGAATTTCCTCTGGGTGCCGAGGGCTGGGCGGCGATCATCGATGGCGTCGGCGGCACCGGCGTCGTCACCGTCGGTGCCGTGCTCGGCATGGCGGCTCATCTCGAGAGCAAGGGGTGCGGCATGATCGACATGGCCGGTCTCGCCCAGAAGGGCGGCTCGGTGTTCACCCATGTCCGCATCGCCCGCACGCCGGACGATATCCATGCCATCCGCGTTTCGGCGGGGAAGGCCGACCTCGTGCTTGGCTGCGACCTCGTCGTGTCGGGCGCCAAGAAGGTGCTGACGGCGGTACGCGAGGGCCATACCATCTTCCTCGCCAACACCGCTGAGATCATGCCCGGCGAGTTTGCCCGCTCGGCGGATTTCTCGCTGCCCATAGAACGCCTGAAGAAAGCGATCCGCACCGCCGCCGGCGAGGACAAGGCGCATTTTTTCGACGCCACCCGCACCGCCACATCGCTGTTCGGCAATTCGCTGGGCGCCAACATGTTCATGCTCGGCTTTGCCTTCCAGCATGGCGGCCTGCCGCTGTCGGCCGAGGCCGTCGAAAAGGCCATCGAGCTCAATGGCGAAGCGGTGGCGATGAACATCGCCGCCTTCCGCTGGGGCCGCCGCGCGGCACACCAGCCGGATTTCGTGCGCGGCCTTGTCTCCCAGCAAGGCAAGGCGGGACAGACCGCCCCGGTCGCGCAGACGCTGGACGAGATCATTGCCCGCCGTGTCGCCTTCCTGACCTCCTATCAGAACGCCGCCTACGGCAAGCGCTATGCCGACAGGCTGGCGCAGCTGCGCGCCGCCGAGGCCAAGGCCGTGCCCGGCTCGACCGCCGTGACCGAGGCGGCGGCGAGGAACCTGTTCAAGCTGATGGCGATCAAGGACGAATACGAGGTGGCTCGGCTCTACACCGACGGCTCCTTTGCCGCCGAGCTTGGAAAGCAGTTCCAGAGCTACGAGAAGCTCGAATTCCATCTCGCGCCGCCGCTCATGGGACGTCGCGGCAATGATGGCAAACCGAGGAAGTCGAGCTTCGGCCCCTGGATGATGAAGGGTTTTCAGCTGCTGGCGGCGCTGAAGGGCTTGCGTGGCACTGCTTTCGACCTTTTTGGCTACACCGCCGAACGGCGTGCGGAACGGCAGCTTTTGGCACAGTACGAGGGTGATCTGCAGCTCGTCGCCAAGTCGCTGGCACCCGATAAGGCCGATGCGGCGGTCGCTCTCGTTTCGGTTCCCGCGCTCATCCGCGGTTATGGCCATGTCCGGCAGGCCACCGCCGAAAAGGCCCTGGGCGAGCGCCAAAGGCTGCTCGATCGCTTGGCAAAAGCATCCGCAAGGCCGGAACTTCAGGCCGCCGAATGA
- a CDS encoding CGNR zinc finger domain-containing protein gives MTVAWTPHRFTGGLLALDTANTVVLRGDPQRTFDRFDDQVEIARFADAASGFRAAELGDRRLAVSSPAAIAPVVLSIREATDRLFRGAVSKGALATADLPDFLRACAEGLAGSRTEIGVPGKPFGNPSTPIAFEAALAVSALSLLRDDTIARLRICPNCTWLFVDRSRNSSRLWCDMSVCGNRQKASRHYRRRRLAAHEVKDA, from the coding sequence ATGACAGTTGCCTGGACCCCGCACCGCTTCACCGGCGGCCTGCTCGCGCTCGACACGGCGAACACCGTCGTGCTGCGCGGCGATCCCCAACGCACATTCGACCGCTTCGACGATCAGGTCGAAATCGCCCGCTTTGCCGATGCGGCCAGCGGCTTCCGCGCCGCCGAGCTTGGCGACAGGCGGCTGGCTGTGTCCTCACCGGCGGCAATCGCGCCTGTCGTGCTGTCGATCCGCGAGGCTACCGACCGGCTGTTTCGCGGCGCGGTGTCGAAGGGCGCGCTCGCCACCGCTGATCTGCCGGATTTCCTGCGGGCCTGTGCCGAGGGCCTGGCCGGCAGCCGCACGGAGATCGGTGTACCGGGAAAGCCGTTCGGGAATCCCTCGACGCCGATCGCTTTCGAGGCGGCGCTGGCGGTTTCGGCACTCTCGCTGCTGCGTGACGACACGATCGCGAGGCTCAGGATATGTCCCAACTGCACCTGGCTGTTTGTCGACAGAAGCCGCAATTCCAGCCGTCTTTGGTGCGACATGTCGGTGTGCGGCAACCGGCAGAAGGCAAGTCGTCACTATCGCCGCCGCCGCTTGGCGGCCCATGAGGTCAAGGATGCCTAG
- a CDS encoding TRAP transporter large permease, with the protein MEFIAQNMAPIMFASLILFMLIGYPVAFSLAANGLMFFFIGVLLTPYSGGAINLAWPLLHALPDNFYGSRVMSNDTLLAIPFFTFMGIVLERSGMAEDLLDTIGQLFGPIRGGLAYAVIFVGALLAATTGVVAASVIAMGLISLPIMLRYGYDRRLASGVIAASGTLAQIIPPSLVLIVLADQLGRSVGDMYAGALIPGLVLTGLYALYILIVSIFRPKMMPALPLEARTLGHGVISLLVALAAAVAVSYAAYSYLAPTHGDNADILGACVGVILIYVVAIADRRLNINMMSRLAQQVVVVLIPPLALIFLVLGTIFLGIATPTEGGAMGAVGALAMAAAKGRLSLDVIKQALASTTRLSSFVLFILIGARVFSLTFYGVNGQIWVEHLLTSLPGGEVGFLIGVNILVFFLAFFLDFFELAFIIVPLLAPAADKLGIDLIWFGVLLGVNMQTSFMHPPFGFALFYLRSVAARVPYLDRITGKQIAPVTTGQIYWGAVPFVLIQVVMIGLTIAFPQMVMRYKGTAIDPGTIDYKVPEVPGLSPLGAPQDGGAPASGGSAPTAPATPDLSQPPSFGDAPPAKPATPAPDLSQPPSFN; encoded by the coding sequence ATGGAGTTCATCGCCCAGAACATGGCGCCGATCATGTTCGCCTCGCTGATCCTGTTCATGCTGATCGGCTATCCCGTCGCCTTCTCGCTGGCCGCCAACGGCCTGATGTTCTTCTTCATCGGCGTGCTTTTGACGCCCTATTCGGGCGGGGCGATCAACCTCGCCTGGCCGCTGCTCCATGCGTTGCCGGACAATTTCTACGGCAGCCGGGTGATGTCGAACGACACGCTGCTGGCCATTCCGTTCTTCACCTTCATGGGCATCGTGCTCGAACGATCGGGCATGGCCGAGGACCTGCTCGACACGATCGGCCAGCTGTTCGGACCGATCCGCGGCGGCCTCGCCTATGCGGTGATCTTCGTCGGCGCGTTGCTGGCGGCGACCACCGGCGTGGTGGCGGCATCTGTCATCGCCATGGGACTGATCTCGCTGCCGATCATGCTGCGCTATGGCTATGACCGCCGTCTGGCGTCCGGTGTCATCGCCGCCTCCGGTACGCTCGCCCAGATCATCCCGCCCTCGCTGGTGCTGATCGTTCTGGCCGACCAGCTCGGCCGTTCGGTCGGCGACATGTATGCGGGTGCGCTGATCCCGGGCCTCGTGCTCACCGGTCTCTACGCACTCTACATTCTCATCGTGTCGATCTTCCGGCCGAAGATGATGCCGGCGCTGCCGCTCGAAGCGCGCACGCTCGGCCATGGCGTGATTTCGCTGCTGGTGGCGCTGGCGGCGGCGGTAGCCGTCTCCTATGCGGCGTACAGCTATCTGGCACCGACCCATGGCGACAATGCCGACATTCTTGGCGCCTGCGTCGGCGTGATCCTGATCTATGTCGTCGCGATCGCCGACAGAAGGTTGAACATCAACATGATGTCGCGGCTGGCGCAGCAGGTCGTCGTCGTGCTGATCCCGCCGCTGGCGCTGATCTTCCTTGTTCTGGGCACCATCTTCCTCGGCATCGCCACGCCGACCGAAGGCGGCGCCATGGGCGCGGTCGGCGCGCTGGCGATGGCCGCGGCAAAGGGCCGGCTGTCGCTGGACGTGATCAAGCAGGCACTGGCCTCGACGACGCGGCTGTCGTCTTTCGTGCTGTTCATCCTGATCGGCGCCCGCGTCTTCTCGCTGACCTTCTACGGCGTCAACGGCCAGATCTGGGTCGAGCATCTCCTGACCTCGCTGCCGGGCGGCGAAGTCGGCTTCCTGATCGGCGTCAACATCCTCGTCTTCTTCCTGGCCTTCTTCCTCGACTTCTTCGAACTGGCCTTCATCATCGTGCCGCTCTTGGCGCCCGCCGCCGACAAGCTCGGCATCGACCTGATCTGGTTCGGCGTGCTGCTCGGCGTCAACATGCAGACCAGCTTCATGCACCCGCCCTTCGGCTTCGCGCTGTTCTACCTGCGCTCGGTCGCCGCGCGCGTGCCCTATCTCGACCGCATCACCGGCAAGCAGATCGCGCCGGTCACCACCGGCCAGATCTATTGGGGGGCGGTGCCCTTCGTCCTGATCCAGGTGGTGATGATCGGACTGACCATCGCCTTCCCGCAAATGGTGATGCGCTACAAGGGCACGGCGATCGATCCCGGCACGATCGACTACAAGGTGCCGGAAGTACCCGGCCTGTCGCCGCTCGGCGCCCCGCAGGATGGTGGCGCGCCCGCCAGTGGCGGCAGCGCACCGACCGCGCCCGCCACGCCAGACCTGTCGCAACCGCCGAGCTTCGGCGATGCGCCGCCGGCCAAGCCGGCGACACCGGCGCCAGACCTCTCGCAACCGCCGAGCTTCAATTGA
- a CDS encoding gamma-glutamyl-gamma-aminobutyrate hydrolase family protein, whose product MQQPLVAISTDVRQFDNYTWHAAPQQYLEAAITGAGVFPLLVPSFGDRLDFDELLSSVDGVMVTGSKSNVHPSLYGGDASEANGPYDPARDATTLPLIRRAIERGVPLLAICRGIQELNVALGGTLGTEIQEREGSLDHRAPASDKQDERFAMHQTISIKPGSCLAGVFGAGDIKVNSLHRQAIDRLGSRLEIEAVATDGTVEAVSVKGARAFAVGVQWHPEYWVKSDSNSAKIFRAFGDAVRLHAAAKAGARAAAE is encoded by the coding sequence ATGCAGCAGCCGCTCGTCGCCATATCGACCGACGTCCGTCAGTTCGACAACTACACCTGGCATGCCGCCCCTCAGCAATATCTCGAAGCAGCAATCACCGGTGCGGGCGTGTTCCCGCTGCTGGTGCCATCGTTCGGCGACAGGCTCGACTTCGACGAGCTTTTGTCCTCCGTCGACGGCGTCATGGTCACCGGCTCGAAATCCAACGTGCACCCCTCGCTCTACGGTGGCGATGCCAGCGAAGCCAACGGCCCTTATGATCCGGCGCGCGACGCCACCACGCTGCCGCTGATCCGCCGGGCCATCGAGCGGGGAGTGCCGCTGCTCGCAATTTGCCGTGGCATCCAGGAGCTGAACGTCGCGCTCGGCGGCACGCTGGGCACCGAGATCCAGGAGCGCGAGGGTTCGCTCGACCATCGCGCTCCCGCGAGCGACAAACAAGACGAGCGCTTCGCCATGCACCAGACCATTTCGATCAAGCCTGGCAGCTGCCTGGCCGGCGTGTTCGGTGCCGGAGACATCAAGGTCAATTCGTTGCACCGGCAAGCGATCGACCGGTTGGGGTCGAGGCTTGAGATCGAGGCAGTCGCCACCGACGGCACGGTCGAAGCGGTTTCGGTCAAGGGAGCCCGCGCCTTCGCCGTCGGCGTCCAGTGGCACCCCGAATACTGGGTCAAATCGGACAGCAACTCGGCCAAGATCTTCCGCGCTTTCGGTGATGCGGTGCGCCTGCATGCGGCGGCAAAGGCTGGCGCACGGGCCGCGGCGGAGTAG
- a CDS encoding TRAP transporter substrate-binding protein produces the protein MDRRSFIRKAGVTGLGAAAAATLAAPAIAQSNPKVTWRLASSFPKSLDTIYGGAEVFSKMLSEATDGNFQIQVFAAGELVPGLQAADATTAGTVEACHTVAYYYWGKDPTWALGAAVPFSLNARGMNAWHYHGGGIDLFNEFLATQGLFGLPGGNTGVQMGGWFRKEINTVADLSGLKMRIGGFAGKVVQKLGVVPQQIAGGDIYPALEKGTIDAAEWVGPYDDEKLGFYKVAPYYYYPGWWEGGPTVHLMFNKAKYEELSPTYKSLLHTAAQATDADMLQKYDYVNPAAVKRLVAGGAKLRPFSQEIMAACFEKANEVYAEMEASNAPFKKIWESIKGFRKEHYLWAQVAEYNYDTFMMVQQRNGKL, from the coding sequence ATGGATCGTCGTTCGTTCATTCGCAAGGCCGGCGTGACCGGTCTCGGCGCCGCGGCGGCGGCAACGCTTGCCGCTCCGGCAATAGCCCAGTCCAATCCCAAGGTTACATGGCGGCTGGCATCGTCCTTCCCGAAATCGCTCGACACCATCTATGGCGGCGCCGAGGTCTTCTCCAAGATGCTGTCGGAAGCCACGGACGGCAATTTCCAGATCCAGGTCTTTGCCGCCGGCGAGCTCGTGCCCGGCCTGCAGGCCGCCGACGCCACCACGGCCGGCACCGTCGAAGCCTGCCACACGGTGGCATATTATTACTGGGGCAAGGACCCGACATGGGCGCTTGGTGCGGCGGTTCCCTTTTCACTCAACGCGCGCGGCATGAATGCCTGGCATTATCATGGCGGCGGCATTGACCTGTTCAACGAGTTTCTCGCCACGCAAGGTCTTTTCGGGCTGCCGGGCGGCAACACCGGCGTGCAGATGGGCGGTTGGTTCCGCAAGGAGATCAACACGGTCGCCGACCTCTCCGGCCTCAAGATGCGCATTGGCGGCTTTGCCGGCAAGGTGGTGCAGAAACTCGGCGTCGTGCCGCAGCAGATCGCTGGCGGCGACATCTACCCGGCGCTGGAAAAAGGCACCATCGACGCCGCCGAATGGGTCGGCCCCTATGACGACGAGAAGCTCGGCTTCTACAAGGTCGCGCCCTACTACTACTATCCCGGCTGGTGGGAAGGTGGTCCGACCGTCCACCTGATGTTCAACAAGGCGAAATACGAAGAGCTTTCGCCGACCTACAAATCGCTGTTGCACACCGCCGCGCAGGCCACGGATGCCGACATGCTGCAGAAATACGACTATGTGAACCCCGCGGCGGTGAAGCGGTTGGTGGCCGGCGGCGCGAAACTGCGTCCGTTCAGCCAGGAAATCATGGCGGCCTGCTTCGAAAAGGCGAACGAGGTCTATGCCGAGATGGAGGCCTCGAACGCGCCGTTCAAGAAGATCTGGGAATCGATCAAGGGCTTCCGCAAGGAGCACTATCTCTGGGCACAGGTGGCCGAGTACAATTACGACACCTTCATGATGGTCCAGCAGCGCAACGGCAAGCTGTAG
- a CDS encoding zinc-dependent alcohol dehydrogenase family protein — translation MKAVRLEAVGIIALREVVKPVPGPDELLVRIEACGVCGTDRHLFHGEFPCRPPVTPGHEFSGIIEAVGNGVSGFAVGDRVTGDPNIACGRCPHCHAGRVNLCRNLNAIGIHRDGGFAEYVVLPQKQAFILPADLPPTHGAFCEPLGCCLHGIDLAAIKPGSSVIVLGGGVIGLLTVQLARLAGATTIILSTRQASRRALAEELGATATVDPTAEDVIDAISGPAGLMPGGADVVLECAGVRETVEQSMRLARAGGTVVVVGVTPQGMKAEFEPFDLLFRELKVVGSFLNPYTHRRAAELIASGAIEIERLISRQVPLEEAADVIANPPAPGEVKVLVVPGLG, via the coding sequence ATGAAAGCGGTGCGGCTGGAGGCCGTGGGCATCATCGCGCTGCGCGAGGTCGTCAAACCTGTCCCTGGCCCGGACGAGCTTCTGGTGCGGATCGAAGCCTGCGGCGTCTGCGGCACCGACCGCCACCTCTTCCATGGCGAATTCCCCTGCCGGCCACCGGTGACGCCCGGGCATGAATTTTCGGGCATCATCGAGGCGGTCGGCAACGGCGTCTCCGGCTTTGCCGTCGGCGACCGCGTCACCGGCGATCCCAACATCGCCTGCGGGAGATGTCCGCATTGCCATGCCGGCCGGGTCAATCTCTGCCGCAATCTCAATGCCATCGGCATCCATCGCGATGGCGGCTTTGCCGAGTATGTCGTTCTGCCGCAGAAGCAGGCCTTCATCCTGCCCGCCGACTTGCCTCCAACGCATGGCGCATTCTGCGAGCCGCTCGGCTGCTGCCTGCATGGCATCGATCTTGCCGCGATCAAGCCCGGCAGTTCGGTGATCGTGCTGGGCGGCGGCGTCATCGGGCTGCTCACCGTGCAATTGGCAAGGCTGGCCGGCGCCACGACCATCATCCTGTCGACCAGACAGGCCTCGCGGCGCGCGCTTGCCGAGGAACTCGGTGCGACGGCGACGGTCGACCCCACCGCCGAAGATGTCATCGATGCCATTTCCGGACCGGCGGGCCTGATGCCGGGCGGCGCCGACGTGGTGTTGGAATGCGCGGGCGTGCGCGAGACCGTCGAGCAATCGATGCGGCTGGCAAGGGCCGGCGGCACGGTCGTCGTCGTCGGCGTGACGCCGCAAGGCATGAAGGCCGAGTTCGAGCCCTTCGACCTGCTGTTCAGGGAATTGAAGGTGGTTGGATCCTTCCTCAACCCCTACACGCACCGCCGCGCCGCCGAGCTGATCGCGTCGGGCGCGATCGAGATCGAGCGGCTGATCTCCAGGCAGGTGCCGCTCGAAGAGGCGGCTGACGTGATCGCCAATCCGCCGGCGCCGGGCGAGGTCAAGGTGCTGGTGGTGCCAGGCCTCGGCTGA
- a CDS encoding TRAP transporter small permease subunit, whose amino-acid sequence MEGPLALSRGIDRLNEFIGKSVSWLILLAILVSAANAVIRKMFDTSSNAWLELQWYLFGAAFMLAAAYTLKQNEHIRIDIVYGLFSRRVQHWIDLLGHILFLMPFVTLMVVYFVPYVSLSFHSGEMSTNAGGLIVWPAKAILLVGFFLLALQGISEIIKKIAIMRGVMDDPNPFISVHEQAELEAKALADEVRS is encoded by the coding sequence ATGGAAGGGCCGCTCGCTCTGTCGCGAGGCATCGACCGCCTCAACGAATTCATCGGCAAATCGGTATCCTGGCTGATCCTGCTGGCGATCCTGGTGAGCGCGGCCAACGCCGTCATCCGCAAGATGTTCGACACCTCGTCGAATGCGTGGCTGGAACTGCAATGGTACCTGTTCGGCGCCGCCTTCATGCTGGCGGCCGCCTATACCCTGAAGCAGAACGAGCATATCCGCATCGATATCGTCTACGGCCTGTTTTCACGCCGCGTGCAGCACTGGATCGACCTTCTCGGCCATATCCTCTTCCTGATGCCGTTCGTGACGCTGATGGTCGTCTATTTCGTGCCCTACGTGTCGCTGTCGTTCCACAGCGGTGAAATGTCGACCAATGCCGGCGGCCTGATCGTCTGGCCGGCCAAGGCGATCCTGCTGGTCGGCTTTTTCCTGCTGGCACTCCAGGGCATTTCCGAAATCATCAAGAAGATCGCCATCATGCGCGGCGTCATGGACGATCCCAACCCCTTCATTTCCGTGCACGAACAGGCTGAGCTCGAAGCCAAGGCGCTGGCCGACGAGGTGCGCTCGTGA